CGGCCAGGGCGTGTACTGGGGCGGTGACTTCGACCTGTTTTTAGCGGGGCTGGCAGACGAGGCCGCGGCCGCCACGGTGCGCCTGTTCGTGGGCTATTCGGGCTGGTCGGCGGGGCAGCTGGAGCAGGAAATCGAGGGCGGCTCCTGGATTCGGCAGCCCGCCTCTGCCGGGAAAGTGTTTACTTTGGAGTCTGATGCGTTCTGGCGCTCGATTCTGCGTGAAAAAGGCGGACGCTACCGCGCCCTGTCCAATTATCCGCTCGACCCGCGCCTGAATTAATTTTTTTTCTGCCCCCCGTTCCGGCGGCCTTTTTCCTCCCCCTCCCCTGGCCCTGGCCGCCGGTTATTGCTTCGCTTTATGCTGCCCGAAGAAACCCCTACCCCCGCCCCCACGCCCGCTGAGCAGAGCCCGGCCCCGACCGCTGCTTCTGACCCGCAGCGCATTCTCGAAGCCCGCCTGGCCGAGCTCCGCGCCCGGCCCGCCGCTGAGCCTACCGCCGCCGCCCCAGTCCTGAGCGACACGCCGCCCGCCGCCGCCGTGCCCCCCAGCGGGGGCGCTACCCAGACCGAGGTGGACCCCCTGCTCTCAGAGCCCGGCCTGGCCGAAGCCCTGGCCGAGAACGCACCCAACCCATCTACCCCGGACGCCGGCACGCCCGAAGCCACGGCGGCCGCCGAAACCGCCCAGCACGTTTCCGCCGATGTGGCGGCTGAGCACCTTTCGGCCCCGCAGGCGCGCGCCGTGGCCCACTATGGCCAAGCCATGACCCCGGCCACCCAGGAAGCGGAAGCGGAGGCGGGAGCAGCAAGTGAGGACCCAGCCGCCCCTACCCCCCCCGCGCCGGCCGAGGCACCCGAGGCCGCTCCGGTAGCCGAGCTACCCTCGGCAGAGGCCCTTGACGCGGCGCCGGCAGAAGTAGCTACCCTCCCCACTTCCGCTACCGACACCGCTGCCGAAGCCCATCAGGCCGAGCTGGCACACCAGGCGCACGAGCAAGAAGCGCCGCCCGCCGGCAGCGCGGAAGGGGAGGGCGAAGCCGACGACTACGTGCCCGAAACCCCGGCCCCGGATTTCAGTCAGCTCGACCTCGACAGCCAGGCCGCCCACCTCATCGACCTGCTGCGCCGGCCCGATGCGCGCCGCAACCGCCAGCAGATTCTGGAGCTGACCCGCCAGTATGAGGCCAACGTGGCCAGCGCCCGCGCCGCCTCGCGCCAGAAGCTGGGCGAAGACCACAACGCCCCCCAGGAGTTCAGCTTTCAGCCCCCGGCCAGCCAGGCCGAGCTCAACAAAGCTCTCCAGGAGTTTCGCGAGGGCCGCGCCCGCGATGCCAAAGCCGAAGACCAGAGCCGCACCCAGAACCTGGCCCGCAAGCAGGAACTGCTGAGTCAGCTGCGCCAGCTGGTGGAAAGCGCCGAAACCAAGGACAGCTCGCAGAAGCTTAAGCAGCTGCAAGCTGACTGGAAATCTACCGGCCCAGTGCCCCAGACCGATAGCCAGGAAACCTGGAATACCTACCACGGCCTGCTCGACCGCTACTACGCCAACCAGGGCCGCTTTTATGAGCTGAAAGAACTGGACCGCCGCCGCAACCAGGAAGCCAAGGAAGCCCTCATCAGCCGCGCCGAAGCCCTGCAGGCTGCGCCCGGCATTAATAAGGCGCTGGATGAGCTCAAAAAGCTGCACGACGACTGGAAGCACATCGGGCCGGTGCCCGGCGAGCAGCGCGAGCCGCTGTGGCAGCGCTTTTTGGCCGCCTCGGAGGCCGTGCACCTGCGCCGCAAAGAATTCGTGGACGTGCGCTCGGCCCAGGAGGGGCAGAACCTGACCGTGAAGCAGGCCCTGCTGGCGCGGGTGCTGCCCTTTGCCGAGTTCGCCACCGAGCGCGTGAATGAGTGGCGCTCGCGCACCGATGAGCTGCAGGAAATCAAGAAGGAATGGGAAGCCGCCGGCCCCGTGCCCCGCGCCCAGGCCGACCAGCTCAACAAACAGTACTGGAACGCCTACAAGGCATTTTTCAACCGCAAGAACGAGTTTTTCAAGAGTCTCGACTCAGAGAAAAATACCAATCTGCAAGCCAAATACGCCCTCATCGAGCAGGCCGAAGCCGCTCAGCAGAGCGCCGACTTTGACGAGGCCCGCAGCGTGGTGATGCGGGTGCAAAAGGAGTGGAAGGACATCGGCCGGGTACCCGAGAAGCAGGCTGATAAAATCTGGAAGCGCTTCCGCGCCGCCTGCGACAGCGTATTTGACCGCCCTAAGCAGGACACCCGCTCCGCCCGTGGGGACCGCGAGGAGCGCCAGCCGACGGTTGCCAGCGCCGAGCAGACGACCAAGCTGGACGAGGTAGGCCAGCGGGTGGCCGCCCTCTCGCCCGACGCCCCCGGCACGCTCGAAGGCTTCCGCGACCTGCTCGCCGATTGGGCCCAACTCGACGCGGCTGGCTCCGGCACTTCCGACCGGGGCGAGGAGCAACTCCAGACCCTACTGGGTAAGTACCTGGACCAGACTGCCGGCATCACGCCCGCCGACCGCGAGGACCTGCTCTTCCGGGCGGAAGTAGCCCGCCTCAAAGCCCGGCCCCAGGCCCAGCAGGCGTTCACCCGCAAGGAAACCGGCCTGCGCCGTGAGATTCAGGAACTGGAAAACGACGTAGCGACCCTACAAACCAACCTCGATTTCTTCGCCCGCTCCAAAAACGCCGACCAGCTGCGCCAGGAGTACGAAGGCCGCATGGCCGAGGCCCGCACCCGCATCGACAAGCTCAAGAAGCAACTCAAGCAGTTGCGTAGCTAAGCCAGATTTATTTTGCTAAAAGAGGCCGCTCCCACTAGGGGCGGCCTCTTTTATTCGCGGGCACGGGTTGGCCAGTTATCCTTTTTGGCGTACTTTTGCCTCACAATTAAGCCTCCATAGCTCAGTTGGTAGAGCTTCTGACTTGTAATCAGAGGGTCGTTGGTTCGAGTCCGACTGGGGGCTCCGGTTGCTCAATTAAAAGGCACCTCTCGCATTGGCGGGAGGTGCCTTTTTTGCGTGGCCCCCGCCGCTGTTGCGAACGAGCTTAAAAACAATTCAGGGGCTGCTATTTTTGGGGGAAGATTTGGTAATTTATGGCAGTTGTCTTACATTTGACCACTTCATTTAGCAAGCCTATTCTTCCCACCAAACTTAGCCAAGCCCCTTGCGACTTCATCTCTACCTGACCGCTGACCAGGTGGTTCCCTTCGACTACCTGCCCACGTTAAAAAGCGCCTTTCACCGCTGGGCGGGCCACGA
The genomic region above belongs to Hymenobacter psoromatis and contains:
- a CDS encoding YqgE/AlgH family protein — protein: MKSGTLLISQPFLGDPNFERSVVLLCRYSPAEGAFGLVLTRPTPLVLGDVLPLPPGAPAASQRLPLLAGGPVQPDTLHFLHQRPELPGATDLGQGVYWGGDFDLFLAGLADEAAAATVRLFVGYSGWSAGQLEQEIEGGSWIRQPASAGKVFTLESDAFWRSILREKGGRYRALSNYPLDPRLN
- a CDS encoding DUF349 domain-containing protein; the encoded protein is MLPEETPTPAPTPAEQSPAPTAASDPQRILEARLAELRARPAAEPTAAAPVLSDTPPAAAVPPSGGATQTEVDPLLSEPGLAEALAENAPNPSTPDAGTPEATAAAETAQHVSADVAAEHLSAPQARAVAHYGQAMTPATQEAEAEAGAASEDPAAPTPPAPAEAPEAAPVAELPSAEALDAAPAEVATLPTSATDTAAEAHQAELAHQAHEQEAPPAGSAEGEGEADDYVPETPAPDFSQLDLDSQAAHLIDLLRRPDARRNRQQILELTRQYEANVASARAASRQKLGEDHNAPQEFSFQPPASQAELNKALQEFREGRARDAKAEDQSRTQNLARKQELLSQLRQLVESAETKDSSQKLKQLQADWKSTGPVPQTDSQETWNTYHGLLDRYYANQGRFYELKELDRRRNQEAKEALISRAEALQAAPGINKALDELKKLHDDWKHIGPVPGEQREPLWQRFLAASEAVHLRRKEFVDVRSAQEGQNLTVKQALLARVLPFAEFATERVNEWRSRTDELQEIKKEWEAAGPVPRAQADQLNKQYWNAYKAFFNRKNEFFKSLDSEKNTNLQAKYALIEQAEAAQQSADFDEARSVVMRVQKEWKDIGRVPEKQADKIWKRFRAACDSVFDRPKQDTRSARGDREERQPTVASAEQTTKLDEVGQRVAALSPDAPGTLEGFRDLLADWAQLDAAGSGTSDRGEEQLQTLLGKYLDQTAGITPADREDLLFRAEVARLKARPQAQQAFTRKETGLRREIQELENDVATLQTNLDFFARSKNADQLRQEYEGRMAEARTRIDKLKKQLKQLRS